In Mucilaginibacter boryungensis, a single window of DNA contains:
- a CDS encoding efflux RND transporter periplasmic adaptor subunit has protein sequence MKKLFTYSLVTPVILLAAMFLASCGGDKPAADEDAAAVKTQTPVTITTIDQNPMADYVDLNATSAFLQKNYVKANANGYIQSANIKLGQFVSKGMLLFTIKTKEAQAIGNSINILDTTFKFSGVNRLKAAMHGYVTQLSHQVGDYVADGEQLAVVNDESSFAFVMQLPYEYRQLVKLGQDIPLTLPDGEKLTGRVASMMPAVDTLAQTQGVVLKINSSHAIPENLTARARLVKTAKSNTASLPKSAVLANETQTEFWVMKLIKDTLAVKVPVKKGIETTDRVEIVSPQFTPTDRIIVTGNYGLSDTAKVKIVKQ, from the coding sequence ATGAAGAAACTTTTTACATATTCATTGGTAACTCCCGTTATTTTACTGGCGGCGATGTTCCTGGCTTCCTGTGGCGGTGATAAACCTGCAGCAGATGAAGACGCCGCCGCTGTAAAAACACAGACGCCGGTTACGATTACCACTATCGACCAAAACCCCATGGCCGATTATGTTGATTTGAACGCGACGTCAGCCTTCCTGCAAAAAAACTATGTAAAAGCTAATGCCAACGGCTATATCCAATCGGCAAATATCAAGCTGGGACAGTTTGTAAGCAAAGGCATGTTGCTGTTCACCATTAAAACAAAAGAGGCACAGGCCATTGGAAACAGCATTAATATTTTAGATACTACTTTTAAGTTCTCGGGGGTAAACCGCCTGAAAGCTGCCATGCATGGCTATGTTACGCAATTAAGCCACCAGGTTGGCGATTACGTGGCTGACGGTGAGCAACTGGCCGTTGTTAACGATGAATCGAGCTTTGCGTTTGTAATGCAGTTGCCTTACGAATACAGACAATTAGTTAAACTGGGACAAGACATCCCATTAACCTTGCCCGACGGTGAAAAGCTTACAGGCCGCGTAGCGTCGATGATGCCTGCGGTGGATACCTTAGCACAAACACAGGGTGTAGTGCTGAAAATAAATAGCAGTCATGCCATTCCCGAAAACCTGACTGCCCGTGCAAGACTTGTAAAAACAGCAAAATCGAATACCGCATCGTTGCCAAAATCGGCAGTGCTGGCTAACGAAACCCAGACAGAGTTTTGGGTGATGAAGCTGATAAAAGATACCCTGGCCGTAAAAGTTCCGGTTAAAAAGGGCATAGAAACCACCGACAGGGTGGAAATTGTATCACCACAGTTTACCCCGACCGACCGTATTATAGTAACCGGGAATTATGGTTTAAGCGATACCGCTAAGGTTAAAATTGTAAAACAATGA
- a CDS encoding phosphatase PAP2 family protein, producing the protein MSTEFSKKHLSHFYTKVWLFLVPYLVLLASCLVIKLLYTRDEIYFYINGLHTSWGDTVFPFFTMLGNGSSLIILALIIALFNYRKAFLLITGYALTGLVAQILKAIFDMPRPYLYFEHERTKMYLIKGIDMLSYHSFPSGHTVTAFSACITLAYLFKNKYLDLSLLVLACCVGYSRMYLSQHFFEDVTAGSVVGVVVTLFWLYFLDNRPFLYRGKWRGGLLIKAS; encoded by the coding sequence ATGAGTACCGAATTCAGCAAAAAGCACTTAAGCCACTTTTATACCAAGGTTTGGCTTTTCTTAGTTCCATATTTAGTTTTACTGGCCAGCTGCCTGGTTATAAAGTTATTATACACCCGCGATGAGATATATTTCTATATAAATGGACTGCATACCAGCTGGGGCGATACTGTATTTCCGTTTTTTACGATGCTGGGTAATGGTTCATCATTGATCATCCTGGCGCTTATTATTGCTTTATTTAACTACCGCAAGGCTTTTTTGTTAATTACCGGATATGCGCTAACCGGCCTGGTAGCACAAATATTGAAAGCGATTTTTGATATGCCGCGGCCTTACCTGTATTTTGAACATGAGCGCACTAAAATGTACCTGATAAAAGGAATAGACATGTTGAGCTATCACAGTTTCCCTTCAGGGCACACGGTAACGGCATTTTCCGCATGTATTACCCTCGCTTATCTGTTCAAAAACAAATATCTTGATTTATCGCTTTTGGTTTTGGCCTGCTGTGTAGGTTATTCGCGCATGTACCTAAGTCAGCACTTTTTTGAAGATGTTACAGCCGGCTCGGTAGTAGGGGTGGTTGTCACTTTGTTTTGGCTCTATTTTTTAGACAACCGGCCCTTTTTATACCGCGGCAAATGGCGTGGCGGACTGCTAATTAAAGCAAGCTAA
- a CDS encoding hemerythrin domain-containing protein, whose translation MKNYENPPHEQPGSRRDFLTKTGILVASGLAATGIVSCTSEKGGDEDVTTNEDLMREHGVLKRILLIYDEACNRLTTAKDLNIALVAQSANLIKTFIEEYHEKLEEDHLFPRFEKAGQLTDLTKVLRLQHQKGRLLTLRIIANAQKPNPTTDEKKLMVQDMQAFVRMYSPHEAREDTILFPALHNLISKHEYDALGEDFEKKEKEQFGGDGFDMAVDKVTSIEKAMNIYDLNLFTPNI comes from the coding sequence ATGAAAAACTATGAAAATCCACCACATGAACAACCGGGCAGCCGCAGGGATTTTTTAACAAAAACAGGGATTTTAGTAGCCTCAGGCCTGGCAGCAACAGGTATAGTTTCCTGTACATCAGAAAAAGGTGGTGATGAAGATGTTACTACAAACGAAGACCTGATGCGGGAACATGGCGTGCTTAAACGAATATTATTGATTTATGATGAAGCCTGTAATCGTTTAACCACTGCAAAAGACCTTAATATAGCGCTGGTCGCCCAGTCTGCCAACCTTATTAAAACATTTATCGAGGAATATCACGAAAAACTGGAGGAAGACCATCTTTTTCCCAGATTTGAAAAAGCGGGCCAGCTTACCGACTTAACCAAAGTATTACGACTACAACACCAAAAAGGACGGTTACTTACCCTGCGCATTATTGCTAACGCACAAAAACCCAATCCAACAACCGATGAAAAAAAGCTAATGGTACAGGATATGCAGGCATTTGTGCGGATGTATAGCCCGCACGAAGCCAGAGAAGATACGATCCTTTTCCCCGCCTTGCATAACCTGATCTCCAAACATGAATATGACGCATTAGGAGAAGATTTTGAAAAAAAAGAGAAAGAACAATTCGGCGGGGATGGGTTTGATATGGCCGTAGATAAGGTAACCAGTATTGAAAAAGCAATGAATATTTACGACCTGAATTTGTTTACTCCCAATATTTGA
- a CDS encoding DUF3127 domain-containing protein has product MEIKGKVYEVSATQQVTDSLKKRELIIEYIENPQYPEYLKFEAIQDRTALIDAVKVGDDVEVFFNLKGRKWTDKTGKVVYFNTLQLWKLNVLSGGGAASTPEYAPPVDISSAPDDDDLPF; this is encoded by the coding sequence ATGGAGATTAAAGGCAAAGTATATGAAGTATCGGCCACCCAACAGGTAACCGATTCGTTAAAAAAAAGAGAACTGATTATTGAATATATTGAGAACCCTCAGTATCCTGAATATCTGAAATTTGAAGCTATACAAGACCGAACAGCCTTAATTGATGCTGTTAAGGTTGGCGATGATGTTGAAGTTTTCTTTAACCTTAAAGGCCGCAAATGGACGGATAAAACCGGCAAGGTAGTTTATTTTAATACCCTGCAACTATGGAAATTAAACGTATTAAGCGGCGGTGGCGCAGCCAGCACACCTGAATACGCACCACCGGTAGATATTAGCTCGGCACCGGATGATGACGATCTGCCGTTCTAA
- a CDS encoding efflux RND transporter permease subunit, with amino-acid sequence MNARPVKDYFISHKKPISLMLALILIGGVFVYTKLQTSLFPDITFPKIKIIADEGLQPVNKMMITVTKPLENTVKQVPDLEVVRSTTSRGSCEISAFMKWSADIDLSQQRIQAQIDKIKNDLPADVNISVEKMNPSILPVSGYTLESHNRSPIELKMLATFTVKPFLSQVSGVSEVKVIGGKSKEYWLVLDRAKMSALSLTPDNINTALSQTNFVKSGGYLADYKMLYLTVTDATLSGKNQLENLVITNNRKRITRLKDIADVQISEGIEYTKINANGHDGVLIAVTKQPNANLIDLSNDMAVKVKQLKNILPPDVSIKPYYIQADFVNDSVKSVSDSLWIGLALAIVVAIIFLRSVKASATILITIPITLGLTLIVLYAIGYTLNIMTLGAIAAAIGLIIDDAIVVVEQIHRTHEEHPNELTRHLLRKAVDYLFPAMVGSSISTIVIFVPFLLMTGVAGAYFKVLTNTMIITLTCSFFVTWIGLPVIYLLLSRDKLGVAEKKEEVHEVKRQKWVSFFILRPYVGGIIALVLIAVLVFIPGRLETGFLPEMDEGSIVLDYSSPPGTSLVETDRLLREVEKILAKQPEVEAYSRRTGTQMGFFITEPNRGDYLIQLKKKRDKTTDEVSSDIRKQIEETQPALRVDFGQVITDMLGDLMSSTQPIEVKVFGDDQKTLQALSRQIAAVITSVKGTADVFDGIVIAGPSVSIVPSYSRLAQYGLNPTSLQYQAQTALEGNVVGSVYETQQLAPIRMVYPGNRSLNIANIKNLNVFLPNGNLLPINQVATVELRSGDAEIERQDLQSMGVITARLEGADLGSVIPAIQKGIADKVSLPAGYHVEYGGAYAEQQQSFKELLLILITASLLVFGVILFLFKQFRVALLILIIAVLGVTGSLLALFITKTPLNVGSYTGLIMIVGIIGENAIFTFLQFRDAVLKQSVDEAIIYAISTRLRPKLMTALGAIIALTPLALGIGAGAQLHQPLAIAVIGGFLVALPLLLIVLPSMLRVVYKKEPEV; translated from the coding sequence ATGAACGCGCGCCCTGTAAAGGACTATTTTATATCGCATAAAAAGCCCATCAGCTTAATGCTGGCGCTTATTTTAATAGGTGGCGTGTTTGTGTATACCAAGTTGCAAACTTCGTTGTTCCCGGATATCACCTTTCCTAAAATTAAGATCATTGCCGATGAGGGCCTGCAGCCGGTAAATAAAATGATGATAACGGTAACCAAACCGTTAGAGAACACCGTAAAGCAGGTGCCTGATCTGGAGGTTGTGCGCAGTACTACCAGCAGGGGCAGCTGCGAAATATCGGCATTTATGAAATGGAGCGCCGATATTGATTTAAGTCAGCAGCGTATACAGGCACAAATAGACAAGATAAAAAATGACTTGCCTGCCGATGTGAATATATCGGTAGAGAAGATGAACCCATCTATATTGCCCGTAAGTGGTTACACGCTGGAAAGCCACAACCGGTCGCCCATTGAATTGAAAATGCTGGCCACTTTTACAGTGAAGCCTTTTCTATCGCAAGTAAGCGGCGTATCTGAAGTAAAAGTAATTGGCGGGAAGTCAAAAGAATACTGGCTGGTGTTAGACCGGGCTAAAATGAGCGCCTTGTCTTTAACCCCCGATAATATTAACACGGCTTTATCGCAAACCAACTTTGTAAAATCGGGCGGGTATTTGGCCGATTATAAAATGCTGTATCTGACGGTGACAGATGCAACACTAAGCGGCAAAAACCAGCTCGAAAACCTGGTGATCACCAATAACCGCAAGCGCATTACACGCTTAAAAGATATTGCGGATGTGCAGATAAGCGAGGGCATAGAATACACTAAAATTAACGCCAACGGTCACGATGGTGTTTTAATAGCCGTCACTAAACAACCTAACGCCAATTTGATAGATCTTTCAAATGATATGGCCGTAAAGGTTAAACAATTGAAAAATATACTGCCTCCGGATGTTAGTATTAAGCCTTATTATATCCAGGCCGATTTTGTAAACGATTCGGTAAAAAGTGTAAGCGATAGTTTATGGATAGGGCTGGCGCTGGCTATAGTGGTTGCTATTATTTTCCTGCGTTCGGTAAAGGCCAGTGCTACTATTTTAATCACTATACCCATCACTTTAGGGTTAACGTTGATTGTACTATACGCCATTGGGTATACGCTTAATATTATGACGCTGGGCGCTATTGCGGCGGCCATAGGCTTAATTATTGATGACGCCATAGTTGTGGTGGAGCAGATCCATCGGACACACGAGGAGCATCCTAATGAGCTTACACGGCATTTACTTCGCAAGGCTGTCGATTACCTGTTCCCGGCCATGGTGGGCTCGTCTATCAGTACCATTGTTATTTTCGTCCCTTTCCTGTTAATGACAGGTGTGGCAGGCGCCTATTTCAAAGTGCTTACCAATACCATGATCATCACTCTTACCTGTTCATTTTTTGTGACCTGGATAGGCCTGCCGGTAATATACCTGCTGTTAAGCAGAGACAAACTTGGGGTGGCTGAAAAGAAAGAAGAGGTACACGAAGTAAAACGCCAGAAATGGGTGTCGTTCTTTATACTGCGGCCGTATGTTGGTGGTATCATCGCATTAGTATTAATTGCCGTATTAGTATTTATTCCCGGAAGATTAGAAACAGGCTTTTTACCGGAAATGGATGAGGGCAGTATTGTGCTGGATTATAGTTCGCCGCCGGGGACATCATTGGTAGAAACAGACCGGCTGTTGCGCGAAGTGGAAAAAATATTGGCGAAGCAGCCCGAGGTTGAAGCATATTCGCGCCGGACAGGTACACAAATGGGGTTTTTTATTACTGAACCCAACCGGGGCGATTACCTGATACAACTTAAAAAGAAACGGGATAAAACCACAGACGAAGTATCAAGCGATATCCGTAAACAAATTGAAGAGACCCAGCCCGCTTTACGCGTCGATTTTGGACAAGTAATTACCGATATGCTGGGCGATTTAATGAGTTCGACCCAACCTATTGAGGTGAAGGTTTTTGGTGATGATCAAAAAACATTGCAGGCCCTGTCCAGGCAAATTGCAGCTGTAATAACCAGCGTTAAAGGCACTGCCGATGTATTTGATGGTATTGTGATAGCTGGTCCTTCGGTAAGCATTGTGCCCAGCTATAGCCGGCTGGCACAGTATGGCTTAAACCCCACCAGCCTGCAATACCAGGCCCAAACCGCTTTGGAAGGTAATGTGGTGGGTAGTGTTTATGAAACGCAGCAATTGGCGCCTATCCGTATGGTTTACCCGGGTAACAGGTCGCTAAACATCGCAAACATAAAAAACCTGAATGTATTTTTACCAAACGGAAACCTGCTACCCATTAACCAGGTAGCCACGGTAGAACTAAGATCGGGTGATGCTGAAATAGAACGACAGGACCTGCAATCGATGGGTGTTATCACCGCCAGGTTAGAAGGGGCTGATTTGGGGAGCGTAATCCCCGCCATACAAAAAGGGATAGCGGATAAAGTGAGTTTGCCTGCCGGATACCATGTGGAGTATGGCGGCGCATATGCCGAGCAGCAGCAATCTTTTAAAGAGCTATTACTGATTCTGATTACTGCCAGCCTGTTGGTGTTTGGGGTGATATTGTTTTTGTTTAAACAGTTCCGGGTGGCCTTATTGATACTAATTATTGCAGTATTGGGCGTTACAGGGAGCTTGCTGGCATTATTTATTACAAAAACCCCACTAAACGTAGGCAGTTACACGGGTTTAATTATGATAGTAGGGATCATAGGTGAGAATGCCATATTTACTTTTCTGCAATTCAGGGATGCTGTACTTAAGCAAAGTGTTGATGAAGCCATTATTTATGCTATCTCTACCCGTTTACGGCCCAAGTTAATGACAGCCTTGGGCGCTATTATAGCTTTAACGCCATTAGCCCTGGGTATAGGTGCTGGCGCACAATTACACCAGCCATTAGCAATTGCTGTAATAGGCGGTTTTCTTGTAGCCCTGCCGTTATTATTAATTGTATTGCCAAGTATGCTGAGGGTAGTGTACAAGAAAGAGCCGGAAGTATAA
- a CDS encoding TolC family protein yields the protein MKYLFSIILCAFVFTAQAQDLDYYLNTALKSSPLLKDLNNQILSEKLDSMRLRAGLKPQVTGSSTGTYAPVINGFGYESAITNGQTLNALIGVNQAIIGKNYLNAQLASIKFSKDSLGNTIRISEQDLKKTIVTQYITAYGSLQQYLFNKEVLDLLTTEEGLLKKLTQSNVYRQSDYLTFLVTLKQQQLTLYQARLQYKNDFTTLSYLSGIVDTTIVQLKDPALKRTFPTDPRTSIFYQQFNVDSIRLENNRRLIDYSYKPKLNVFGDAGYNSDFSYQPYKNFGTSFGFTVTVPIYDGGQRKLQYKKLALQEDTRLNYKTFFDKQYRQQIAQLNQQITDNDALEQQIKDEFKYAESLIKVDNKLLETGDVRVADLIIAINNYLSLKNLLKQTNISKLQLINQLNYWNK from the coding sequence ATGAAATACCTTTTCAGCATAATTTTATGCGCCTTTGTTTTCACTGCCCAAGCACAGGATCTGGATTATTACCTGAATACCGCCCTGAAGAGTAGTCCGCTGCTTAAAGATCTGAATAACCAGATCCTTTCTGAAAAATTGGATAGTATGCGCCTGCGTGCAGGATTGAAACCACAGGTTACCGGTAGTAGTACAGGCACTTACGCGCCAGTGATCAACGGTTTTGGTTATGAATCGGCCATTACAAATGGCCAAACATTGAATGCATTAATTGGCGTGAACCAGGCTATTATTGGCAAGAATTATCTGAACGCACAGCTGGCTTCTATCAAATTCTCTAAAGACTCCCTGGGTAATACCATTCGTATTTCCGAGCAGGATTTAAAGAAGACCATCGTTACCCAATATATTACAGCCTATGGCAGTTTGCAGCAATATCTTTTTAATAAAGAGGTGCTCGATCTGCTTACAACGGAAGAAGGCTTGCTAAAGAAGCTTACCCAAAGCAATGTATATCGGCAAAGCGATTACCTTACCTTCCTGGTTACGCTAAAGCAACAACAGTTAACCTTATACCAGGCGCGGTTGCAATATAAAAACGATTTCACCACCCTGAGTTATCTTTCGGGTATTGTAGATACAACAATAGTGCAACTAAAAGACCCGGCACTAAAACGCACGTTTCCTACCGACCCGCGCACCAGTATATTTTACCAGCAATTTAACGTAGATAGCATCAGGCTGGAAAACAACCGCAGGCTGATTGATTACAGTTACAAACCAAAACTTAATGTTTTTGGCGATGCCGGTTACAATTCCGATTTTTCGTATCAACCCTATAAAAATTTTGGTACCAGCTTTGGTTTCACGGTAACGGTACCTATTTACGATGGCGGGCAGCGCAAACTACAATACAAAAAATTAGCGCTGCAGGAAGATACCCGCCTTAACTACAAAACATTTTTTGATAAGCAATATCGCCAGCAAATAGCACAGCTAAACCAGCAAATTACTGATAACGATGCGCTGGAACAACAAATAAAAGACGAGTTTAAGTATGCCGAAAGCCTGATAAAAGTAGATAATAAACTGCTTGAAACAGGCGATGTACGGGTAGCCGATCTGATCATCGCTATAAACAATTACCTGTCGCTTAAAAACCTGCTTAAACAAACCAATATCAGCAAACTGCAGCTTATCAATCAGCTTAATTACTGGAATAAATAG
- a CDS encoding EamA family transporter, producing the protein MWWIYALLSAAFAALTAIFAKVGIKGVDTNLATAIRTVVILVLAWAIVLFRGNYNMGSLTKTNWAFLVLSGIATGLSWIFYFKALQLGKVDQVAPLDKLSVPLAIILATIFLGEKLTLKDSIGAFLIISGTFVLILKF; encoded by the coding sequence ATGTGGTGGATATATGCTTTACTCTCGGCCGCGTTTGCCGCCTTGACGGCCATTTTTGCCAAGGTGGGCATTAAAGGGGTTGATACTAATCTGGCTACCGCTATCCGCACGGTTGTAATATTGGTGCTGGCCTGGGCTATTGTGCTATTCAGGGGTAATTATAACATGGGTAGTTTAACCAAAACCAATTGGGCATTCCTGGTATTATCGGGCATTGCCACCGGCCTTTCGTGGATATTTTATTTTAAGGCACTACAGTTGGGCAAAGTTGACCAGGTTGCACCGCTTGATAAATTAAGTGTACCGCTGGCCATTATTTTAGCTACCATATTTTTAGGTGAGAAGCTAACACTGAAAGATTCTATTGGTGCATTTCTCATCATATCGGGTACATTTGTGCTGATATTAAAATTTTAA
- a CDS encoding THUMP domain-containing class I SAM-dependent RNA methyltransferase — protein sequence MQVFHDESKIVITCNKRLSAYLQQEVEELGFKPTRVFQTGVELQGTINDTIALNLNLRTGSQVLYLLKSFHAANPKELYDQLVEVPWEELIDFTGYFSVTSNVNNEHILTPLFANVKVKDAIADRIKSKKGLRPNSGPELNKTVVHLYWQDDKADIFIDTSGETLAKHSYRKIPGKAPMLEALATSTIMATQWDRNSTFINPMCGSGTLAIEAALLATDKRPGLFRMNYGFMHVMGYDENVFFVERRKLKDRARKETGFKIIATDISDDAIDIARKNANTAGVEHLIDFAVCDFADTEVPEQPGVIMFNPEYGERLGVHTKLEITYKRIGDYLKQNCKGYRGYIFTGNADLAKKIGLRPSRRIEFYNGKLDCRLFEYELYDGSKREPKQEE from the coding sequence ATGCAAGTTTTTCACGACGAAAGTAAAATAGTAATAACCTGTAATAAAAGACTATCGGCCTACCTGCAACAGGAGGTTGAGGAATTGGGCTTTAAACCAACCCGCGTTTTCCAAACCGGCGTTGAACTACAGGGAACCATTAACGATACCATTGCGCTGAATTTAAATTTACGCACAGGCAGCCAGGTTTTATACCTGCTAAAAAGTTTCCACGCCGCTAACCCGAAAGAGTTGTACGACCAGCTGGTTGAAGTGCCCTGGGAGGAGCTGATTGATTTTACCGGCTATTTTTCGGTAACCAGCAATGTGAATAACGAACATATTTTAACCCCGCTGTTTGCCAACGTAAAAGTTAAGGATGCCATTGCCGATAGGATCAAAAGCAAAAAAGGGTTAAGGCCAAATTCAGGCCCCGAATTGAATAAGACTGTGGTACACTTGTACTGGCAGGATGACAAAGCCGATATTTTTATTGATACCAGCGGCGAAACCTTAGCCAAGCACAGCTATCGTAAAATACCGGGTAAGGCCCCTATGCTGGAAGCGCTGGCTACATCAACCATTATGGCCACGCAATGGGACAGAAACAGCACGTTTATTAACCCAATGTGTGGTTCGGGGACACTGGCTATTGAGGCGGCTTTACTGGCAACCGATAAGCGGCCAGGCTTATTTCGTATGAACTATGGCTTTATGCACGTGATGGGTTACGATGAGAACGTGTTTTTTGTGGAGCGCCGTAAATTAAAAGACCGCGCCAGGAAAGAAACCGGCTTTAAAATCATCGCTACCGATATATCCGATGATGCTATTGATATTGCCCGCAAGAATGCCAATACCGCCGGTGTAGAACATTTAATCGATTTTGCTGTTTGTGATTTTGCGGATACGGAAGTACCCGAGCAGCCAGGCGTAATTATGTTTAACCCCGAGTATGGCGAACGTTTAGGCGTGCATACCAAACTGGAAATAACCTATAAGCGCATTGGCGACTATCTGAAGCAAAACTGTAAAGGTTACCGGGGTTATATATTTACCGGGAATGCCGATCTGGCTAAGAAGATAGGCTTGCGTCCGTCGCGCAGAATTGAGTTTTATAATGGTAAGCTGGACTGCCGCCTGTTTGAGTATGAGTTGTATGATGGCAGCAAACGCGAACCAAAGCAAGAAGAGTAA
- a CDS encoding MBOAT family O-acyltransferase, translated as MVFNSYTFVVFFAVILLLHNLPIAWKAKKINLLLASYLFYAAWNPPFILLLWLSTVVDFFVGRALYTQPNKHKRRMLLVISLIGNLGMLCFFKYGGFILENFVVLTNALGINYHPAKPNIILPAGISFYTFTTLCYTIDMYKKESKPVKSLLDFSLFVTFFPHLVAGPIVRPPQLVPQFETPRKASRQQLMDGLLLLSLGLFMKVVLADSMLAETADAVFSWHGGLGPLDAWSGVLAFSGQIFFDFAGYSTSAIGVALCLGFVLPQNFLYPYAAIGFSDFWRRWHITLSTWLRDYLYIPMGGNRQGKFRTYINLMVTMLIGGLWHGANWTFVVWGGLHGIYLWIEKAIQDSRVKPAVMATGGDDAPQPVIATAAMVPGFISGKKPVGFIYALLTFLLICITWVFFRSATFGGAWQLLSSLSGRTKGSPPLLSTVAIIEVGIIISLMLICQYLMRNTTVLKTAGKLPWWVMGTLWAAMLILIVLSQGAGKSFIYFQF; from the coding sequence ATGGTTTTTAACTCATATACATTTGTTGTTTTTTTTGCCGTAATACTTTTACTGCACAACCTGCCCATAGCATGGAAAGCAAAAAAGATAAACCTATTATTAGCCAGCTACCTATTTTACGCAGCCTGGAACCCGCCATTCATTTTATTGCTGTGGCTATCCACCGTGGTCGATTTTTTTGTAGGTAGGGCACTATATACCCAACCCAATAAGCACAAGCGCAGAATGCTGCTGGTTATTAGCCTGATAGGCAACCTGGGCATGCTTTGCTTTTTTAAATACGGCGGTTTTATACTGGAAAACTTTGTTGTACTTACCAATGCTTTGGGCATCAATTACCATCCGGCAAAACCCAATATTATATTACCTGCCGGTATTTCCTTTTATACTTTCACCACACTTTGCTATACAATTGATATGTATAAAAAGGAAAGCAAGCCTGTAAAATCGCTGCTTGATTTTTCCTTATTCGTTACATTTTTCCCCCACCTGGTTGCCGGGCCAATTGTGCGGCCGCCGCAGTTAGTACCACAGTTTGAGACGCCCCGCAAAGCCAGCCGCCAGCAATTAATGGATGGGTTGCTGTTGTTATCGTTGGGTTTATTTATGAAGGTAGTACTGGCCGATAGTATGCTTGCCGAAACAGCAGATGCGGTATTTAGCTGGCACGGCGGTTTAGGCCCGCTTGATGCCTGGTCGGGCGTACTGGCATTTTCGGGACAAATATTTTTTGATTTTGCCGGATACTCCACATCGGCAATTGGGGTGGCATTATGCCTTGGCTTTGTTTTGCCGCAAAACTTTTTATATCCTTATGCAGCTATCGGGTTTTCAGATTTTTGGCGCAGGTGGCATATTACGCTATCAACATGGCTGCGCGATTATCTATACATTCCCATGGGTGGTAACCGCCAGGGTAAATTCAGAACCTATATTAACCTGATGGTCACCATGCTGATCGGCGGCCTTTGGCATGGCGCTAACTGGACGTTTGTAGTTTGGGGAGGCTTGCACGGTATATACCTATGGATAGAAAAAGCCATACAGGACAGCCGGGTTAAACCAGCCGTCATGGCCACCGGAGGCGATGATGCACCCCAACCAGTTATTGCTACAGCTGCGATGGTGCCTGGCTTTATCAGCGGTAAAAAACCTGTGGGGTTTATCTACGCGCTGCTTACATTTTTACTTATCTGTATTACCTGGGTGTTTTTTCGGTCAGCTACATTTGGTGGCGCCTGGCAACTACTAAGCAGCCTGTCTGGCCGTACAAAGGGCAGTCCGCCGTTGCTAAGTACCGTGGCTATTATTGAAGTTGGTATTATCATTAGCCTAATGCTGATATGTCAATACTTAATGCGCAATACCACCGTATTAAAAACGGCAGGCAAATTACCCTGGTGGGTAATGGGCACCCTATGGGCTGCTATGCTTATCCTGATAGTTTTAAGCCAGGGTGCGGGCAAATCGTTCATTTATTTCCAGTTTTAA